The genomic window TAGAAATTAGTCACGAAAAATCGAAAGTAGTAAACCTTCGGAAAAACTATTCTGAGTTCCTTGGGTTCAAATTCAAGGTAATTCCAAAAGGGAAAAAGCGTGTTGTAAAATCGCATATGTCGGATAAAGCCAAACGAAAAACAGTTGATAAAATTAAGACCAAGTTAGAGAGTATCCGCAGGCATCAAAAAAGAGCCGAGGTTACAAAGTTTAACTCTACAATACTTGGCTCTCACAACTACTATCGACAGGCTACCGAAGCGGTTAAAGATTTCAGTGAAATTGCTTACTCAGTCAAACGAATCCTGTACAACAAATTAAAAAAGGTCAGAAGCAAAAATGGTGTAATAACGAAATACTACCAGATTGCTTATAAAGATTATCTTGGTAAGAAGAAAATCTTTGCTTGTGGATTAGCTCTGTTTCCAATAGATGGAGTTAAACATAAGAAACCAATCAACTTCACTCAAGAAAAAAACAGTTATACTGCAGAAGGAAGAGCCTTGATTCATAATAATCAAGAAGCCGTACCATCCTTTATGGTTCACTACCTTATGGAAAATCCAATTAAGTCTGAGAGTATGGAGTACAATGATAATCGCTTATCGAAGTACATCGCACAACATGGGAAATGTGGAATAACAGGTAATGAATTAGAGATTGGCGATATGGAACTTCATCATAAGAAACCAAAATCAAAAGGTGGAACAGACTCTTTTCAAAATTTGTTGTTCATCACAAAAGATGTTCACAAATTAATACATGCAGTCAATCACAAAACCATTAAGAAGTATCTATCAATACTAAATCTTTATGAGGAAAAACTGAGTAAAGTTAACGACCTTCGAAAACGTGTTGGGAACTGTGTAATTGAAAATGTGACGAGCTAGTAGTTGATGGGGCGCCGTATGAGGTGAAAGTCTCACGTACGGTGCTAAGCGGGGGAAAAGACGGAGATGACTTCAAACTCTTACCTATCGCAACCAAACCGAGCTCAATATATGCTCGTAAAGCTTTTAGCAGCAAGGTTTAGAAATCTATGTGTTGTAGGTGACTCGGACCAGTCTATTTACCGCTGGCGCGGGGCTGATATAGCCAATATCCTTTCCTTTGAAAAAGATTATCCAAATGCTAAAGTGATTCTCCTTGAGCAAAATTACCGATCCACGAAAAGAATTCTTCTTGCAGCCAACCAAGTGATCTCAAGAAATATGAATCGAAAGCCGAAAAATCTTTGGACAGAAAATCCTGAGGGAAATAAGATTTTTTATTTTCGGGCAGATAGTGAGCAAGGGGAGGCACAATTTGTTGTTGGCAAAATAAAAGAACTAACGAAAGACGGAAATCGGAATTTATCGGATATTGCCATTTTATATCGCACGAATGCACAATCCCGTGTAATGGAGGAAGTTCTTTTAAAATCAAACATCGAATACTCCATCGTTGGAGGAATTAAGTTCTACGATCGCAAGGAAATTAAAGATATTCTTGCCTATTTAAGACTTATCGCAAACCCTAGTGACGATATAAGCCTGCAAAGAATTATTAATGTTCCAAAACGCGGAATAGGTTCTGGAACAATTGATAAGATTGCTAACTTTGCATTGCTGCACGAGATGACGATGTTTGAAGCTTTGCAATCTGTTGAACTAATCGGTTTAAGTCCGAAGATTACAAAGGCGGCAGCAGAATTTAGGGATTTAATAAATAACTATACGCAAATGCAGGAATACCTTTCTGTTACGGAATTAGTAGAAGAATTGCTGGAGAAATCAGGTTATCGGGAGATGCTGATAGCTGAAAAATCACTAGAAGCCCAAAGCCGGATTGAAAACCTGGATGAATTTCTATCTGTAACGAAAAGCTTTGAAGAGGCAAGCGAAGATAAAAGCTTAGTTGCCTTTCTAACGGATTTGGCGTTAGTTGCTGATATTGATAAGCTAGATGAAGATGGAGAAAAGGCGGATGCTGTTGTTTTAATGACTCTTCACTCGTCAAAAGGTCTTGAGTTCCCTACTGTCTTTTTAATTGGTCTGGAGGAAGGGGTTTTCCCTCACAGCCGATCACTAATGGAAGAGGCAGAAATGGAGGAAGAACGCAGGCTGGCGTACGTTGGAATAACAAGGGCTGAGCAAGAGTTATTTTTGACCAATGCCCAATTGAGAACATTATTTGGCCGTACGAATATGAACCCGCCATCTCGCTTTATTAGAGAAATACCTGAGGATTTGCTAGATGGACTTCAGCCGGTAAAAAGATCAGCTTCGCCTTTTGGAGGCACAGCGTTTGGATCTTCATCCGAGGGAAGGCCTATGCCTAGAAAGCCAGTGATTCGTCCAGCCATGAATGTAACAGGCGGGGATGAATTAGGCTGGAAGGTTGGCGACAAAGCGGTGCATGGCAAATGGGGTACGGGTACCGTTGTTAGTGTGAAGGGCGAAGGAGAAGGAATTGAATTGGATATTGCCTTCCCAAAACCAATCGGAATTAAACGTTTATTGGCTAAGTTTGCGCCGATAACTAAGGGATAGCATCTTTTTTTAGTAGCAGCGAGTTTTTTCTAAGATAGGGGTTGAATGAATGGACCTTCAAATGGCGGAAACAAAAGTAAATGAATTGAAGAATTTATTAAATCAATATAATTATGAGTATCATGTTCTTGATCAGCCATCTGTTCCGGATGCGGAGTACGATCGGCTTATGAGAGAGTTAGTTGAAATAGAGGAAAGTTTTCCGGAACTGAAATCATCGGATTCTCCTACACAGCGGGTCGGCGGAGAGGTTCTGGATATGTTCGAAAAAGTACAGCACCAGTCCCAAATGCTAAGTCTCAGCAATGCTTTTAGCGAGCAAGATTTAATCGATTTTGACCGCCGCATCCGTCAGGTTGTCGGGGATGATTTTTCCTATGTATGTGAGTTGAAAATTGATGGTTTAGCCGTGTCTCTTCGCTACGAGGATGGATTATTTGTTCTTGGCGCAACGAGAGGGGATGGATCCACTGGAGAGAATATTACAGCTAATCTGCGAACGATTCGTTCCATTCCGCTTCGCTTAAATGAGGAGGTTTCGCTGGAAGCCCGCGGCGAAGCATTCATGCCAAAGCGGTCCTTCGAGGCATTGAATGAGCAAAGAATGGAGAAGGGTGAGGAGCTTTTTGCCAACCCACGAAATGCAGCAGCTGGTTCATTGCGTCAGCTTGATCCGCGAATTGCAGCTTCAAGAAACCTTGACATCTTCTTATATAGTGTGACAGATACAGGTGAAGCAGCTATTGATTCACATAGTGAGGCATTGGACTTTTTAGATACACTTGGTTTTAAGACCAATAAAGAGCGAAAAAAATGTGCAGACATTCATGAGGTCATTGAATATGTAGAAAAATGGACGAAAGAACGTCCTCAGCTTGCGTATGAAATAGATGGAATTGTGATTAAGGTGGACTCGTTTGAGCAGCAGCAGGATCTCGGTTCAACAGCAAAAAGTCCGCGCTGGGCGATAGCCTATAAATTCCCTGCAGAAGAGGTTATTACAACCTTAAAGGATATTGAATTAAGCGTAGGCAGAACAGGTGTCGTTACTCCAACAGCCATCCTAGAACCAGTCCGTGTAGCAGGAAGTACAGTGCAGCGTGCTTCCCTTCATAATGAGGATTTAATTCGAGAAAAGGATATCCGAATTGGGGATAAAGTCGTTGTGAAAAAAGCAGGTGACATTATCCCTGAGGTGGTAAATGTATTAGTTGACCAAAGAACTGGTGAAGAAGCAGAATTTCATATGCCGACTCATTGCCCAGAATGTGAAAGTGAGCTAATCCGCCTAGAAGGGGAGGTCGCTTTACGCTGTATTAACCCAAAGTGTCCAGCGCAAATCCGTGAGGGTCTCATTCATTTTGTTTCCCGAAACGCGATGAATATTGATGGACTCGGAGAAAAAGTGATTGGTCAATTATTTGGAGAAAATCTGATCCATGATGTGGCAGATTTATATAAGCTGAAGTATGAACAGCTTATTGGGCTTGAACGAATGGGAGAAAAATCTGTTCAGAATTTATTGGCTGCGATTGAGGCGTCTAAGAAAAATTCTCTTGAAAAGCTGATTTTTGGCTTAGGCATCCGTCACGTTGGGGAAAAAGCTGCTAAAACCATTGCACAGCAATTTGGTTCAATGGCAGGTCTTGAAACAGCTACTCGCGATGAGTTTCTTGCGATAAATGAAATCGGTGAGAAAATGGCTGATTCAATCGTGGCCTTTTTCGAACAGGATGGGGTTAAAGAACTTCTACAAGAGCTCAGAGAAGCAGACGTGAATATGGAATATAAAGGTCCTAAGCCAATCTCAGCTGAAAATTCAGAGTCGATTTTTGCTGGAAAAACAATTGTGTTAACAGGTAAGCTTGAGCAGCTGTCTAGAAACGAGGCAAAAGACAAGATTGAATCCATGGGCGGAAAAGTATCTGGAAGTGTAAGCAAGAAAACAGATATTGTGATTGCAGGTGAGGATGCAGGTTCTAAGCTGACGAAAGCACAGGAACTAGGGATCGAAATTTGGGATGAAGAGAGACTTGTGGAAGAATTACAGGATTAAATTTTCTAAAGACTAAAGGTAAGAGAGTGGGAAATTCCGTGAAAAAATTAATGTTGCTTGCTCTTTCTTTAAGCCTTCTTCTTGCCGGATGTGCACCAAATTTTAATGAACAGGATGAAGTAGTCCGCGAAAAAGAGGATGCTAAAGAGAAAGCAATAATTCCTAGCTTTAAGATTTCAGATCAGTATTACCAAACGGTTTTGCCTTTTGAACCTAGTGAATCGAGAGGACTGGTCGTAGGCAATATTA from Bacillus sp. DTU_2020_1000418_1_SI_GHA_SEK_038 includes these protein-coding regions:
- the ligA gene encoding NAD-dependent DNA ligase LigA, encoding MDLQMAETKVNELKNLLNQYNYEYHVLDQPSVPDAEYDRLMRELVEIEESFPELKSSDSPTQRVGGEVLDMFEKVQHQSQMLSLSNAFSEQDLIDFDRRIRQVVGDDFSYVCELKIDGLAVSLRYEDGLFVLGATRGDGSTGENITANLRTIRSIPLRLNEEVSLEARGEAFMPKRSFEALNEQRMEKGEELFANPRNAAAGSLRQLDPRIAASRNLDIFLYSVTDTGEAAIDSHSEALDFLDTLGFKTNKERKKCADIHEVIEYVEKWTKERPQLAYEIDGIVIKVDSFEQQQDLGSTAKSPRWAIAYKFPAEEVITTLKDIELSVGRTGVVTPTAILEPVRVAGSTVQRASLHNEDLIREKDIRIGDKVVVKKAGDIIPEVVNVLVDQRTGEEAEFHMPTHCPECESELIRLEGEVALRCINPKCPAQIREGLIHFVSRNAMNIDGLGEKVIGQLFGENLIHDVADLYKLKYEQLIGLERMGEKSVQNLLAAIEASKKNSLEKLIFGLGIRHVGEKAAKTIAQQFGSMAGLETATRDEFLAINEIGEKMADSIVAFFEQDGVKELLQELREADVNMEYKGPKPISAENSESIFAGKTIVLTGKLEQLSRNEAKDKIESMGGKVSGSVSKKTDIVIAGEDAGSKLTKAQELGIEIWDEERLVEELQD